The following coding sequences are from one Homalodisca vitripennis isolate AUS2020 chromosome 7, UT_GWSS_2.1, whole genome shotgun sequence window:
- the LOC124365720 gene encoding uncharacterized protein LOC124365720, producing MRASLLVLLTAWTSFCLGQNVLLHPAPPTHSRPRRAEQDFWSGRSVDFSSSFPLGQPFMEIPVNDVQLGSDGSLDKIQVVSSAIRVLPRKGKKTKRDVSERPWRTDSPRAKRETVQSWRKPRQHQFVTNKSDRLPPPPIVRVRVYPPADRNERFYDRDYRKSQRRIIYYANLPEIVRPPVQWYNTRDYYDSPRQAYPSAFPMGYSSNSFPSPSENEVTRVQSNIIDVTPSRRPGYSSTPKFTIIDVEPPYSYNNPSYNRRPSLPSPTRYDLYPFPSPQYTPNRYYNDVRTPPYRDHSHFPSQNFRPDSSLEPVKLQIPTTDSPSTPNSTELPTNTTRFLPDTIPVSLSKFVT from the exons ATGAG GGCTTCTCTATTGGTGTTATTGACGGCCTGGACGAGCTTCTGCCTGGGACAGAATGTCCTCCTCCACCCGGCGCCTCCGACCCACTCTAGGCCGAGGAGAGCGGAGCAGGACTTCTGGAGTGGGCGCAGCGTAGACTTCAGCAGCAGTTTTCCTTTAGGCCAGCCATTCATGGAAATACCCGTCAACGATGTCCAGCTGGGGTCAGACGGCAGCCTGGACAAGATCCAGGTAGTGAGCTCTGCCATCAGAGTGTTGCCCAGGAAGGGAAAGAAGACCAAGAGGGATGTTTCGGAAAGGCCTTGGAGGACAGATTCCCCTCGGGCGAAGAGGGAGACTGTGCAGTCCTGGAGGAAACCTCGGCAGCACCAGTTCGTGACCAATAAGTCCGACCGTCTCCCCCCTCCCCCCATCGTGCGTGTGCGTGTCTACCCCCCTGCCGACAGGAACGAGAGGTTCTACGACAGAGACTACAGGAAGAGCCAAAGGAGAATCATCTACTACGCGAATCTCCCGGAGATCGTCAGGCCTCCAGTGCAGTGGTACAATACCAGAGACTACTACGATTCCCCACGACAAGCCTACCCTTCAGCCTTCCCCATGGGGTACTCTTCTAACTCCTTTCCGTCCCCGAGTGAGAACGAAGTGACTCGTGTACAGTCGAACATTATCGATGTGACCCCTTCGAGGCGCCCGGGGTACTCGTCGACCCCTAAGTTCACCATAATCGATGTAGAACCTCCTTATAGCTACAACAACCCTTCTTACAACCGCCGCCCCTCCCTTCCATCCCCCACCCGGTACGATCTCTACCCCTTCCCTTCCCCACAGTACACCCCTAACAGATATTATAATGACGTCCGTACGCCACCCTACCGCGACCATTCCCACTTTCCCAGTCAGAACTTCCGACCCGACTCTTCCCTGGAACCTGTCAAACTCCAGATCCCCACTACTGACTCCCCCTCTACCCCCAACTCCACTGAACTTCCCACCAACACCACCAGGTTTCTACCGGATACCATCCCCGTGTCTCTATCAAAGTTCGTTACATAG